A genomic window from Balneolaceae bacterium includes:
- a CDS encoding nitrous oxide reductase accessory protein NosL: MNGLRTTLTVLALTLLIAGCSTGPADIHYGSDECAHCRMMIADPAFASQMVTVTGKAVKFDAIECMGSYRSENPAEAEGASFWVSDFNEPGTWLGLEDAVLIQSENIRSPMGAGLLAVESQQAAERHMAEYPGQRTSWERIAR, from the coding sequence ATGAATGGATTGAGAACCACACTGACCGTCCTGGCACTGACCCTCCTGATTGCAGGCTGCAGCACGGGACCCGCCGACATCCACTACGGCTCCGACGAATGTGCGCATTGCAGGATGATGATCGCCGACCCGGCATTCGCCTCCCAGATGGTGACTGTCACCGGCAAGGCCGTCAAGTTTGACGCCATCGAATGCATGGGCAGCTACCGCTCGGAGAACCCGGCCGAGGCCGAAGGCGCCTCCTTCTGGGTGAGCGATTTCAACGAGCCGGGCACCTGGCTGGGGCTTGAGGATGCGGTGCTCATACAGAGTGAAAATATACGCAGTCCCATGGGCGCCGGCCTGCTGGCCGTGGAATCGCAGCAGGCCGCAGAACGTCACATGGCGGAGTACCCGGGCCAGCGCACGAGCTGGGAGCGCATCGCGCGCTGA
- the nosZ gene encoding Sec-dependent nitrous-oxide reductase, whose product MNAHILHTLRYLPLAALVLILGACSSQELGSDADAAQQVYVAPGEYDEFYGFMSGGYSGQLSVYGIPSGRHIYTVPVFSQLATNGYGYNEETKAMLETSYGFVPWGDAHHPELSQTDGVPDGRYIFINENNTPRVAKIDLNSFQTTEIIEIPNSGGNHASPFVTQNTEYISAATRFSVPMGDDGERDVAIDSYAENFQGTLSFIKMQDDGSMRLDFQILVPGFDYDLSHAGKGPSHGWSFFTSYNSEQAHTLLEVNASRNDKDYIAAVNWAKAAEYAAQGEGEMVPADYVRNYIDSDHIAKTERYNEVRVLDPTELPGMIYYLPTPKSPHGVDVSPDGELIVAGGKLSTVIPVHSFSKMIEAIENEDYEGEEQGIPVLRYDATLAGEVQNPGLGPLHTEFDGRGNAYTTAFISSEVVKWSLETFEVLDRIDTYYSPGHLMIPGGDSRKPWGKYLVALNKITKDRYLPTGPELFHSAQLIDISGDKMRLLLDFPTEGEPHYAQAIPADLIMDDDMVRFYPLEDNQNPHAITSEDQARVERDGNEVHVYMTTIRTHFAPDNIEGIKMGDTVYFHVTNLEQDWDVPHGFTVRGANTSELLIMPGETRTLVWTPDRVGVAPFYCTDFCSALHQEMQGYIRVSPAGSDVPISFGTGE is encoded by the coding sequence GGCGGCCCTGGTGCTTATACTGGGCGCCTGCTCCAGCCAGGAGCTGGGCTCGGACGCCGACGCCGCCCAGCAGGTATACGTGGCACCCGGAGAGTACGATGAATTTTACGGATTCATGTCCGGCGGCTACAGCGGACAACTCAGTGTCTACGGCATTCCCTCGGGACGCCATATCTATACCGTCCCTGTCTTTTCGCAGCTGGCCACCAACGGCTACGGCTACAATGAGGAGACCAAGGCGATGCTGGAAACATCCTACGGCTTCGTGCCGTGGGGCGACGCTCACCACCCCGAGCTCTCCCAGACCGACGGCGTGCCTGACGGGCGGTACATTTTCATCAACGAAAACAACACGCCCCGTGTGGCGAAAATCGATCTCAACTCCTTCCAGACCACGGAAATCATCGAGATTCCCAACTCCGGGGGCAACCATGCCTCGCCCTTTGTAACCCAGAATACCGAGTATATCTCGGCCGCCACGCGTTTCAGTGTTCCCATGGGCGACGACGGGGAACGGGACGTGGCCATTGACTCCTACGCCGAAAATTTCCAGGGTACGCTCTCCTTCATCAAAATGCAGGACGACGGATCCATGCGACTGGATTTTCAGATCCTGGTGCCCGGATTCGATTACGATCTTTCCCATGCAGGCAAGGGCCCTTCGCACGGCTGGTCTTTCTTCACCAGCTACAACAGCGAGCAGGCCCACACCCTGCTGGAAGTGAATGCCTCGCGCAACGACAAGGATTATATCGCCGCGGTCAACTGGGCCAAGGCGGCCGAGTATGCCGCGCAGGGCGAAGGCGAGATGGTGCCCGCCGACTACGTGCGCAACTACATCGACTCCGACCACATCGCCAAGACCGAGCGCTACAACGAGGTGCGCGTGCTCGATCCCACCGAGCTCCCGGGCATGATCTACTACCTGCCCACGCCCAAATCACCCCACGGGGTGGACGTATCGCCCGACGGCGAGCTGATCGTAGCGGGCGGAAAGCTCTCCACGGTCATACCGGTGCACTCTTTCAGCAAAATGATCGAGGCCATCGAGAACGAGGACTATGAGGGCGAGGAGCAGGGTATTCCGGTGCTGCGTTACGACGCCACCCTGGCCGGCGAGGTGCAGAACCCAGGCCTGGGTCCCCTCCACACAGAGTTTGACGGACGCGGCAACGCCTACACCACGGCTTTCATCTCCTCTGAGGTGGTCAAGTGGAGCCTGGAGACCTTCGAGGTGCTCGACCGCATCGATACCTACTACTCCCCGGGTCACCTTATGATCCCCGGCGGGGACAGCCGCAAGCCCTGGGGCAAGTACCTGGTGGCTCTCAACAAGATCACCAAGGACCGCTACCTGCCCACGGGACCCGAGCTCTTCCACTCGGCCCAACTCATAGATATTTCGGGCGACAAGATGCGCCTGTTGCTGGACTTCCCCACCGAGGGCGAGCCGCACTACGCGCAGGCCATCCCGGCCGATCTGATCATGGACGACGACATGGTTCGCTTCTACCCGCTGGAAGACAACCAAAACCCGCACGCCATCACCAGCGAAGACCAGGCGCGGGTAGAGCGTGACGGGAACGAGGTACACGTCTACATGACCACCATCCGTACCCACTTCGCCCCCGATAACATCGAGGGCATCAAAATGGGCGACACGGTCTACTTCCATGTCACCAACCTGGAACAGGATTGGGACGTGCCGCACGGCTTTACGGTCCGCGGGGCCAATACCTCCGAGCTTCTGATCATGCCGGGTGAGACCCGGACCCTGGTCTGGACGCCCGACCGCGTGGGTGTAGCACCCTTCTACTGCACGGACTTCTGTTCGGCGCTCCACCAGGAGATGCAGGGATACATTCGCGTGTCGCCTGCCGGCTCCGATGTGCCGATCAGCTTCGGCACCGGCGAATAG